In Marinicella rhabdoformis, a genomic segment contains:
- a CDS encoding ABC transporter transmembrane domain-containing protein: MTATEQKEPAKGDIGHLKLVGPLVKPYKKHIILALVLLALGAAANLAIPAAFKQMIDLGFSAENKDTLSNYFIVVLVVSSLMILFTSLRYYWVSWIGQKVVTDLRKKVYAQVMKQSAHFFESTKTGEILSRINTDTTLVETVVGSTFSIALRSAVTFLGAAIMMVVSSPKLAGLIALMIPLVIIPIAVVGKKIQKLSKIEQDRIADSSAMATETINAIHTVQAYAQEGRENTAFQGAINKAFKASVDSIRMTTTMSILVGFVIFGGIISVLWLGATDVINGTMTAGTLSQFVMYAIMVATSTGALTTVWSELKKAAGALERIIELMNTESDIIDSPDAKALTIPIIGNVTLRNVNFAYPSRPDLNILTDINLEVPAGKTIALVGPSGAGKSTLFQLLMRFYEPQQGEVMIDGQNIKNFVLADLRKQFSLVAQNVTIFSNSAADNIAYGEPDATQEQIQKAASLAHADEFIQGLDKQYETYLGERGVRLSGGQAQRLSIARAVVTEPPVLLLDEATSALDAESERLVQDALNRIMKNRTTLVIAHRLATIRQADNIVVMDKGRIVAQGTHDDLVRSSPLYAKLAKLQFTENK, translated from the coding sequence ATGACAGCAACAGAACAAAAAGAACCTGCAAAAGGCGACATTGGCCATTTGAAGTTGGTTGGCCCCTTGGTCAAACCTTATAAAAAGCACATCATTTTGGCCTTGGTACTGCTGGCGCTGGGTGCAGCAGCGAATTTAGCCATCCCTGCTGCCTTTAAGCAAATGATAGATTTGGGGTTTTCTGCTGAAAACAAAGACACTTTATCTAATTATTTTATCGTCGTGTTGGTGGTTTCCTCATTGATGATTTTGTTCACCTCATTGCGCTATTACTGGGTTTCTTGGATTGGCCAAAAAGTAGTCACCGACTTGAGAAAGAAGGTCTATGCACAGGTGATGAAACAGTCAGCACATTTCTTTGAAAGCACTAAGACCGGTGAAATTTTGTCACGAATCAACACCGATACCACTTTGGTTGAAACAGTCGTAGGCAGCACATTTTCAATTGCTTTGCGCAGCGCCGTGACTTTTTTGGGTGCGGCCATCATGATGGTGGTTTCCAGCCCTAAATTAGCAGGTTTGATTGCTTTGATGATTCCTTTGGTGATCATTCCGATTGCTGTCGTTGGTAAAAAAATCCAAAAACTGTCAAAGATTGAACAAGACCGTATCGCCGATTCCTCTGCCATGGCCACAGAAACCATCAATGCCATACATACAGTACAAGCCTATGCACAAGAAGGTCGTGAAAACACTGCATTCCAAGGCGCTATAAACAAAGCCTTTAAAGCTTCTGTTGATTCGATTCGAATGACCACAACCATGTCTATTTTAGTAGGTTTTGTGATTTTTGGCGGTATTATTTCTGTGCTTTGGCTGGGTGCAACAGACGTCATCAACGGCACCATGACTGCAGGAACATTAAGTCAATTCGTCATGTATGCCATCATGGTCGCCACCTCTACAGGCGCTTTGACCACGGTTTGGAGTGAACTGAAAAAAGCCGCTGGCGCCCTAGAGCGCATCATCGAATTGATGAACACAGAATCTGACATCATTGACTCTCCTGATGCCAAAGCCCTTACCATTCCTATCATTGGCAATGTGACCCTTAGAAACGTCAATTTTGCTTACCCAAGCAGGCCTGATTTAAACATTTTAACTGACATCAATTTAGAAGTTCCTGCTGGTAAAACCATTGCCCTTGTTGGACCATCGGGTGCAGGCAAATCCACTTTGTTTCAATTGTTGATGCGTTTTTATGAACCACAGCAAGGCGAAGTGATGATTGATGGGCAAAACATCAAAAATTTTGTCTTAGCTGACTTGAGAAAACAATTCTCATTGGTGGCACAAAACGTGACCATATTTTCAAATTCAGCAGCCGACAACATTGCCTACGGTGAACCTGATGCTACGCAAGAACAAATTCAAAAAGCCGCATCATTAGCCCACGCCGATGAATTCATTCAAGGCTTAGATAAACAGTATGAAACTTATTTAGGCGAACGTGGTGTGCGTTTATCTGGTGGTCAGGCACAACGATTGTCAATTGCCCGTGCCGTTGTTACAGAACCGCCTGTTTTGTTGTTAGATGAAGCCACCAGTGCTTTGGACGCAGAAAGTGAGCGTTTAGTCCAAGATGCTTTGAATCGCATCATGAAGAACCGCACCACTTTGGTTATTGCGCACCGATTGGCAACCATTCGTCAAGCAGACAATATTGTGGTGATGGATAAAGGGCGCATTGTGGCACAAGGCACCCATGATGATTTGGTTCGTTCCAGCCCGCTTTATGCCAAGTTGGCGAAATTACAATTTACTGAAAACAAGTAA
- a CDS encoding LolA family protein produces the protein MKISITKVAGTLGMLAWGVSVQASDLTLEGVLNDYYEAKGGLEVIRGIKTMHAKGKMSMGGMEVPLEISAKRPGKVHVAFEVQGMKGIQAFDGEKGWSVMPFMGKPDPEEMADDQLKQIQEQADMDGVLVDYEKKGHNVELIGTSEIEGTPVIELKVTKKGGDVMTYFLDEEYKLEVMVRAQTTMMGQEMITESYTSGYEEIGDTVVPMQTTVKMNGTVGQNLVFESVEFNTDIDDALFSMPAKAEKPEAATADK, from the coding sequence ATGAAAATATCAATAACAAAGGTAGCAGGTACATTAGGAATGTTGGCATGGGGTGTAAGTGTCCAAGCCAGTGATTTAACTTTAGAGGGTGTGTTGAATGATTATTATGAAGCCAAAGGTGGTTTAGAAGTCATCAGGGGAATCAAGACCATGCATGCCAAGGGCAAAATGAGCATGGGTGGTATGGAAGTGCCATTGGAAATATCGGCCAAAAGACCAGGTAAAGTACATGTGGCTTTCGAAGTTCAAGGCATGAAAGGTATTCAAGCTTTTGACGGTGAAAAAGGGTGGTCGGTGATGCCTTTCATGGGCAAGCCCGATCCTGAAGAAATGGCAGATGACCAGCTGAAACAAATTCAAGAGCAAGCAGACATGGATGGTGTGTTGGTTGATTATGAAAAGAAAGGTCACAACGTTGAATTGATTGGCACTTCTGAAATTGAAGGCACGCCAGTGATTGAACTCAAAGTCACAAAAAAAGGTGGAGATGTGATGACCTACTTTTTGGATGAAGAATACAAATTAGAAGTCATGGTACGTGCTCAAACCACCATGATGGGTCAAGAAATGATCACAGAATCATACACATCTGGGTATGAAGAAATTGGTGACACAGTTGTACCCATGCAAACCACAGTTAAAATGAACGGTACTGTGGGTCAAAACCTGGTCTTTGAATCAGTAGAGTTTAATACCGATATTGATGATGCATTGTTTTCTATGCCTGCCAAAGCGGAAAAGCCAGAAGCTGCTACAGCTGATAAATAA
- a CDS encoding alpha/beta fold hydrolase, whose amino-acid sequence MKTLPHTTFGADHTKPTLYFGHANAYPPDAYRQLIAPMLDEHQVVSYLQRGLWQPSPHINSIKSWHDLADDVIRFFDQQRLKNIIGVGHSLGAVTSFLAAQKRPDLFKALVMIEPVVFSRAFCGLNALMPKYLKKKVPIINKALNRPDEWQNKKQAFAFHRRARAFKRVSDAVLWDFIEHGVVPKGNHLTLRYPKIWEAKCYASVTYFRNQLLTSKLPILAFRGAHTDTVPADFWQKWQSNPNHQLVECADASHLLPLERPKWLTPQIKQFIELQNQKHQHAA is encoded by the coding sequence ATGAAAACATTACCCCACACAACTTTTGGTGCCGACCACACCAAACCCACTTTGTATTTTGGCCATGCAAATGCCTATCCGCCAGATGCGTATCGACAATTGATAGCGCCCATGTTGGATGAACATCAAGTGGTGAGTTATTTACAACGCGGTTTGTGGCAACCTTCACCACACATCAACAGCATCAAATCATGGCATGATTTGGCCGATGATGTGATTCGTTTTTTTGATCAACAGCGTTTGAAAAACATCATTGGTGTAGGCCATTCCTTGGGCGCAGTGACCAGTTTTTTGGCAGCCCAAAAGCGTCCAGACTTATTCAAAGCCTTGGTGATGATTGAGCCGGTCGTTTTTTCTCGCGCCTTTTGCGGATTGAACGCCTTGATGCCGAAGTATTTAAAGAAAAAAGTCCCCATCATCAACAAAGCCTTAAACCGACCTGATGAGTGGCAAAACAAGAAGCAAGCTTTTGCCTTCCACCGCCGCGCGCGAGCGTTTAAGCGTGTTTCTGATGCAGTTTTGTGGGATTTTATAGAACACGGCGTGGTGCCAAAGGGCAATCACTTGACATTGCGCTATCCTAAAATTTGGGAAGCCAAATGTTATGCCAGCGTGACCTATTTCAGAAACCAATTATTGACGTCGAAATTGCCCATTTTGGCTTTTCGTGGTGCACACACCGACACTGTGCCGGCAGATTTTTGGCAAAAATGGCAAAGTAATCCAAACCACCAACTGGTAGAATGCGCCGACGCCAGCCACCTGTTGCCGCTTGAGCGACCAAAATGGTTGACACCACAAATCAAACAATTCATCGAATTGCAAAATCAAAAACATCAACATGCTGCCTGA
- a CDS encoding B12-binding domain-containing radical SAM protein → MLPETTQSTDILLTTLNSKYIHSSFSLRYLYANLGEWQSRAAVIEFTIHDRATDMAEKLLAYQPKVIGFSVYIWNVVETTELVKLIKTIAPEIKVVLGGPEVSHLPDQPEVVDLADYVVQGAGEHSFKQLCGELLNNEVSDYSHINRHIKGIAKPLEELNMPYAYYSDDDIKNRIVYVEASRGCPFKCEFCLSSLDRTSKTFTLDRFLDEMDKMYQKGARNFKFIDRTFNLKMAHSSAILQFFLDRMDGKLTVHFEVIPDRLPEKLRQLLVKFPAQSLQFEIGVQTFDPEIQTLISRKQDNDKTKENLLWLRENTLAHIHADLIFGLPGDSLANFACSFDQLLALKPQEIQLGILKRLRGAPINRHTRDYQMRYNPAPPYTILSTATISFQDLQKVNRFARYWDMFGNSGRFSSTLPMLMADAPFERFMQFSETLYATEKSTWKISLRRQFVLLYRILTEHLGLDAEQIFEALQKDFDRSGEKGHLFAVLNRQKPDKGMRHNKRQAQHV, encoded by the coding sequence ATGCTGCCTGAAACCACACAAAGTACTGACATACTACTGACCACATTGAACAGCAAGTACATCCATTCGTCTTTCAGTTTGCGTTACTTGTATGCCAACCTGGGCGAATGGCAAAGTCGTGCAGCAGTTATTGAGTTCACCATTCATGACCGTGCCACCGACATGGCAGAGAAGTTGTTGGCTTATCAGCCTAAAGTGATAGGTTTCAGTGTTTATATATGGAATGTGGTCGAAACCACCGAGTTGGTCAAATTGATCAAAACCATCGCACCAGAAATCAAAGTGGTCTTGGGTGGCCCTGAAGTCAGTCATTTGCCCGATCAGCCTGAAGTTGTGGATTTGGCCGATTATGTGGTGCAGGGTGCCGGCGAGCACAGCTTCAAACAGTTGTGTGGAGAATTATTGAACAATGAAGTGTCTGATTATTCACACATCAATCGACACATCAAAGGCATAGCCAAACCTTTGGAAGAACTGAACATGCCATACGCGTATTATTCAGATGATGACATCAAAAACCGCATTGTTTATGTTGAAGCATCGCGTGGTTGTCCTTTTAAGTGTGAGTTTTGTTTGTCGTCTTTAGACCGCACTTCTAAAACTTTCACCCTTGACCGTTTCTTAGATGAAATGGACAAGATGTATCAAAAAGGAGCGAGGAACTTCAAGTTCATTGACCGCACCTTCAACTTAAAGATGGCCCATTCTTCAGCCATATTACAGTTTTTTCTTGATCGCATGGACGGCAAGTTAACAGTGCATTTTGAGGTCATACCAGATCGTTTGCCTGAAAAGTTACGCCAGTTGTTGGTGAAATTTCCAGCGCAAAGTTTGCAGTTTGAAATTGGGGTTCAAACTTTTGATCCCGAAATCCAAACCCTGATCAGTCGCAAGCAAGACAACGACAAGACCAAAGAAAACCTACTCTGGTTACGTGAAAACACATTGGCACATATTCATGCCGATTTGATATTCGGTTTGCCGGGTGACTCTTTGGCTAATTTTGCCTGCAGCTTTGATCAACTGTTGGCATTGAAGCCGCAAGAAATACAGCTGGGCATTTTGAAGCGTTTGCGTGGTGCGCCGATTAACCGCCATACCCGCGATTACCAAATGCGTTACAACCCAGCGCCACCTTACACCATACTGTCCACAGCAACCATCAGCTTCCAAGACTTGCAAAAAGTCAATCGATTTGCTCGCTACTGGGACATGTTTGGTAACTCAGGTCGTTTTAGCAGCACCTTGCCGATGCTCATGGCAGATGCGCCTTTTGAACGATTCATGCAGTTTTCAGAAACCTTGTACGCGACAGAAAAAAGCACCTGGAAAATATCCCTGCGCCGCCAGTTTGTGCTGCTTTATCGGATATTAACTGAACACTTGGGACTTGATGCCGAACAGATTTTTGAAGCCTTACAAAAAGACTTTGACCGCAGTGGAGAAAAAGGCCATTTATTCGCGGTACTCAACCGTCAAAAACCCGATAAAGGCATGCGACACAACAAGCGCCAGGCCCAGCATGTTTAG
- a CDS encoding serine hydrolase domain-containing protein: MKWLLLAISFNLAAAQIPEDVQHEADQRVKHNYNQGIVLGVYENQSRAYHISGWANKENKIKLNKQSVFEIGSITKTMTALLLAEAVVKNKVSLDDHIDNLLPTELKFTSPKAITLKQLSTHSSGLPRLPSNQKNIMGKDPYADYQREDLLAAISDQTVSPNQQHYAYSNYGVGLLGEALAILNQDSYQNLLKKRVFEPLNMNNSYADASLVPEDRRVTGYAGKYAVPNWHFKALAGAGSVNSSIEDLLTFGIAILKADHPELKQAIALSKQIHYQDRGVTLGLNWHINKGVLWHNGGTAGFRSILMIDPEQEKVVAAITNQAEHAVEDMAGHLLKPENEMKSYDFPVEISEDELKAYTGTFHNKVNDKTIKTSIKDGFLMLHFPKQPAYRLTYLGQNKFIMKLTKTRIRFETKSSGQFKQLYFKAWGDEQLYQRVE; this comes from the coding sequence ATGAAATGGCTATTACTGGCAATTAGCTTCAATTTAGCAGCGGCACAAATCCCAGAAGATGTTCAACATGAAGCCGATCAGCGGGTTAAACATAACTATAACCAAGGTATCGTGCTCGGTGTTTATGAAAACCAGTCCAGGGCTTACCATATCAGTGGTTGGGCCAACAAAGAAAACAAAATAAAGTTAAACAAACAATCGGTTTTTGAAATTGGTTCCATCACCAAAACCATGACTGCGTTGTTACTCGCAGAAGCGGTGGTTAAAAACAAAGTGTCCTTAGATGACCACATTGATAACTTATTACCTACTGAACTTAAATTCACATCGCCCAAAGCCATCACCCTGAAACAACTTTCCACACACTCATCTGGCTTACCTCGTTTACCCAGCAACCAAAAGAACATCATGGGCAAAGACCCCTATGCTGACTACCAAAGGGAAGATTTATTAGCCGCCATCAGCGACCAAACCGTATCTCCCAATCAACAACATTACGCATACTCTAATTACGGCGTGGGTTTGTTAGGTGAAGCTTTGGCCATATTAAACCAAGACAGCTACCAAAATTTATTAAAAAAACGTGTATTTGAGCCGTTGAACATGAATAACAGCTATGCCGATGCTTCCTTGGTACCAGAAGATCGTAGAGTGACTGGCTATGCTGGAAAGTATGCTGTTCCTAACTGGCACTTCAAAGCTTTAGCCGGAGCAGGTTCTGTCAACAGCAGCATAGAAGACCTGTTGACCTTTGGTATTGCCATACTCAAAGCTGACCACCCAGAGCTGAAACAAGCCATTGCACTCAGTAAACAAATCCACTACCAAGATCGTGGTGTCACTTTGGGCCTCAATTGGCACATCAATAAAGGCGTTTTATGGCACAACGGAGGCACCGCGGGCTTTCGCAGTATTTTGATGATAGACCCTGAACAAGAGAAAGTGGTTGCTGCCATCACCAATCAAGCTGAACATGCTGTAGAAGACATGGCAGGTCATTTATTGAAACCTGAAAATGAGATGAAATCCTATGACTTCCCAGTCGAAATCAGCGAAGATGAATTAAAAGCTTACACCGGCACTTTTCACAACAAAGTCAATGACAAAACCATCAAAACCAGTATCAAAGATGGCTTTTTGATGCTCCATTTTCCCAAACAGCCAGCCTATCGATTGACTTATTTGGGGCAAAATAAATTCATTATGAAGCTGACCAAAACCCGCATTCGATTTGAGACAAAAAGCTCAGGTCAATTCAAGCAACTTTACTTCAAGGCTTGGGGTGACGAGCAACTGTATCAGCGAGTGGAATAA
- a CDS encoding DUF1801 domain-containing protein: MSVNKTQATEASVVSFITAVKPDQKRQDAFELLKLMEDVSGYKAKMWGDSIVGLGEYHYKYDSGREGDFMRLGFSPRKTKFSLYIMSGFDEYEELLAELGKHKLGKSCLYINKLSDVKTDVLKKIIQASLDYMQEKYPE; the protein is encoded by the coding sequence ATGTCAGTTAACAAAACCCAAGCCACTGAAGCCAGTGTGGTGTCTTTTATCACAGCCGTTAAACCGGACCAGAAACGCCAAGATGCCTTTGAACTTTTAAAACTGATGGAAGATGTGTCTGGGTATAAAGCCAAAATGTGGGGTGATTCTATTGTTGGACTGGGGGAATATCATTATAAATACGACAGTGGCAGAGAAGGTGACTTTATGCGTTTGGGTTTTTCACCAAGGAAAACCAAGTTTTCTTTGTACATCATGTCGGGATTTGATGAGTACGAAGAACTGTTGGCTGAATTAGGCAAGCATAAATTAGGCAAATCATGCCTTTATATCAATAAACTCAGTGATGTAAAAACAGATGTTTTGAAAAAAATCATTCAAGCCTCTCTGGATTATATGCAGGAAAAATACCCCGAATAA
- a CDS encoding glycosyl hydrolase gives MNRKQWLLTLALAPIFGPSAVGTASAKEVKVDSYTFGGMSARAIGPAVMSGRISALDATNSDAPTIYVGTASGGVWKSNDGGVGFSAIFDDHTQSIGAVSIDPNDEKKVWVGTGESWVRNTVSVGDGVYVTEDGGIKWKHLGLEKTERIAAIEVDAQNGDNVFVCATGALWSDAKERGVYRTQDSGATWEKVLYVNQSTGCSDLAMDPNNPNILYAGMWEFRRSPDYFTSGGDGSGLYRSIDGGDSWQELKNGLPDSEKGRIAIAIAPSQSTTVYATVESESTALYRSDDMGKTWEKRSESAMVQMRPFYFGELKVDPTDPERVYKPSYTTVISEDGGKSFTSMFSGGFSTSVHPDHHALWVNPQNPNQVILGTDGGVYVSHNKGNNWRMVGSLPVSQFYHVSHDDQWPYHVYGGLQDNGSWEGPSRAPGGIKAKHWNSIGMGDGFWSYVDKTDNNVIYSEYQGGKLLRLDRTVGEVKNIPPVARDNEEDLRFNWNTPLLVSAAKPGTIYYGSQYVHVSTDQGESWKTISPDLTTDDPKRQRQSTTGGLTIDNSTAENNATIYTIAESEIDGDVLWVGSDDGLIHVSKNAGESWQSVSKNIKGVPKGTWVSRITTSSHDKGTAFVTYDGHRTGDMKTYVYQTNDFGKSWEKLAADDLGYAWIMRQDTVNPDLYFLGTELGLYVSLDGGQNWARFKENLPKVAVHDMVIHPTEHDLILATHGRGVYIIDDISPMRALNKEKLQENVLLLPSRPSVMVEGGALQSFSGAGEFVGDNPSEVAVISYYLKKRHMFGDMKVNVLDKDDNIITTLVAGKRRGINRVEWPMRLKAPKFPPSTSLVPGFFGPRVAEGEYKVEIIKGKKKYYTTVELVADPRSKHTKADRQAQHDLSMKLYDSINDLTFKLSQLKDVNTQLDALEDLSSSAKKKAKKWAESYAALNKKYTATKVGAITGEQQLREKLGTLFGNVVGYNGKPSQTQFEQADQLMAEVEVAIKAADKVIDQQFSGIKKSLEEAQQIKLLERGAWNEKNGLGLVEQKVNKQWFIQGAPVMH, from the coding sequence ATGAACAGAAAACAATGGTTGTTAACCCTGGCATTAGCGCCAATTTTTGGACCGAGTGCAGTGGGAACTGCCTCGGCCAAAGAGGTTAAGGTCGATTCATATACCTTTGGTGGCATGTCGGCACGTGCCATAGGTCCTGCTGTGATGAGCGGCAGAATATCTGCACTCGATGCCACCAACAGCGATGCTCCTACGATTTATGTGGGTACTGCTAGTGGTGGTGTTTGGAAGTCTAATGACGGTGGTGTTGGTTTCAGCGCGATTTTTGATGACCACACGCAATCCATAGGCGCGGTATCAATAGATCCTAACGACGAGAAAAAAGTTTGGGTTGGTACTGGTGAATCGTGGGTCAGAAATACGGTTTCAGTGGGCGATGGCGTTTATGTCACGGAAGATGGTGGCATCAAGTGGAAACATTTGGGTTTAGAAAAAACCGAACGCATTGCGGCCATTGAAGTGGACGCTCAAAATGGTGACAACGTTTTTGTTTGTGCCACGGGTGCTTTATGGAGTGATGCCAAAGAACGTGGTGTTTACCGCACCCAAGACAGTGGTGCCACTTGGGAAAAAGTACTTTATGTGAATCAATCAACAGGTTGTTCTGATTTGGCCATGGATCCAAACAACCCCAATATCCTTTATGCGGGTATGTGGGAATTCAGGCGTTCACCTGATTATTTCACATCCGGTGGTGATGGTTCTGGCTTATACCGATCTATAGATGGTGGTGACAGCTGGCAAGAATTGAAAAACGGTTTACCAGACAGTGAAAAGGGGCGAATTGCGATAGCCATTGCACCATCACAGTCAACCACAGTTTATGCCACAGTTGAGTCTGAATCTACAGCCTTGTACCGTTCAGATGACATGGGCAAAACTTGGGAAAAACGTTCTGAATCTGCCATGGTTCAAATGCGTCCATTCTATTTTGGTGAGTTGAAAGTTGATCCAACCGATCCAGAACGCGTATACAAACCCAGTTACACAACAGTCATCTCTGAAGACGGTGGCAAATCTTTCACATCGATGTTTTCTGGTGGTTTCTCAACATCTGTTCATCCTGATCACCATGCTTTGTGGGTTAATCCACAAAACCCTAACCAAGTCATACTGGGTACAGATGGTGGCGTTTATGTATCTCACAATAAAGGCAACAATTGGCGCATGGTAGGTTCTCTACCTGTCAGTCAGTTTTACCATGTTTCACATGATGACCAATGGCCTTACCATGTTTATGGCGGCTTACAAGACAATGGTTCTTGGGAAGGTCCCTCACGCGCACCCGGCGGCATAAAGGCCAAACATTGGAATTCAATCGGCATGGGTGATGGCTTCTGGTCATACGTTGATAAAACCGACAATAATGTGATTTATTCAGAGTACCAAGGCGGTAAGCTGTTGCGATTAGATCGAACGGTTGGCGAAGTGAAAAACATTCCTCCCGTGGCTCGAGATAATGAAGAAGATTTGCGATTCAATTGGAACACACCTTTGTTGGTCAGTGCGGCCAAGCCAGGTACTATTTATTATGGCTCGCAATATGTACACGTATCTACCGATCAAGGGGAATCTTGGAAAACCATATCACCTGATTTAACCACAGACGACCCCAAAAGACAGCGCCAAAGCACCACCGGTGGATTAACCATTGATAATTCAACGGCAGAAAACAACGCCACCATTTATACCATTGCAGAATCTGAAATTGATGGCGATGTGTTGTGGGTAGGTTCTGATGACGGTTTGATTCATGTTTCAAAAAACGCGGGTGAAAGCTGGCAGTCTGTGAGCAAGAACATCAAGGGCGTGCCGAAAGGTACTTGGGTTTCTCGCATCACCACCAGTTCACATGACAAAGGCACGGCTTTTGTGACCTATGACGGTCACCGCACAGGTGACATGAAAACTTATGTTTACCAAACCAACGACTTTGGTAAGAGCTGGGAAAAATTGGCTGCCGATGATTTGGGTTACGCTTGGATCATGCGTCAAGACACGGTAAACCCTGATTTGTATTTCTTAGGGACAGAATTAGGCTTATATGTAAGTTTAGATGGCGGCCAAAATTGGGCGCGTTTCAAAGAAAACTTACCCAAAGTGGCGGTACACGACATGGTGATCCACCCGACTGAACATGATTTGATATTGGCGACACATGGTCGTGGAGTTTACATCATTGATGACATTTCACCCATGCGTGCCTTGAACAAAGAAAAGCTACAGGAAAATGTGTTGTTGCTGCCATCCAGACCATCGGTGATGGTTGAAGGCGGTGCTTTACAAAGCTTTTCAGGTGCTGGCGAGTTTGTAGGTGACAACCCATCTGAGGTGGCTGTTATCAGTTATTATTTGAAAAAACGCCACATGTTTGGTGACATGAAGGTCAATGTTTTGGATAAAGACGACAACATCATCACCACATTAGTGGCGGGTAAACGTCGTGGCATCAACCGCGTAGAGTGGCCGATGCGACTGAAAGCACCCAAATTCCCTCCATCGACTTCTTTGGTTCCGGGCTTTTTTGGCCCCAGAGTGGCAGAAGGTGAATATAAAGTAGAAATCATCAAGGGCAAGAAAAAGTATTACACCACTGTTGAATTGGTCGCTGATCCCAGATCTAAGCACACCAAAGCAGACAGACAGGCGCAACATGACTTGTCGATGAAATTGTATGATTCAATCAATGATTTGACCTTCAAATTAAGTCAATTGAAAGACGTGAACACACAATTGGATGCCCTTGAAGACCTGTCATCAAGTGCGAAAAAGAAAGCCAAAAAATGGGCTGAAAGCTATGCGGCATTGAACAAAAAATACACAGCAACTAAAGTTGGCGCCATCACTGGCGAGCAACAGTTGCGTGAAAAGCTGGGCACTTTGTTTGGTAATGTGGTTGGCTATAACGGCAAGCCAAGTCAAACACAATTTGAGCAAGCTGATCAATTGATGGCTGAAGTTGAAGTGGCTATCAAAGCCGCTGATAAAGTGATTGACCAACAGTTCTCAGGTATCAAAAAATCCTTGGAAGAAGCGCAACAAATTAAATTGTTGGAGCGCGGTGCTTGGAATGAAAAAAATGGACTCGGTTTGGTTGAACAAAAAGTCAACAAACAGTGGTTCATTCAGGGTGCGCCTGTGATGCACTGA
- a CDS encoding OsmC family protein produces the protein MPTTNTINSHWLKDYTFISSNSVGQSIITDSATEKDGSTCAPSPMDVVLMGLAGCAGIDVKLILTKSKQQFTDIKVTTEAQRRDEIPRIYTDINLHFRVAGKELEEKHVARAIQLSAEKYCSVSHMLQGTVNVTHSYEIVGIEE, from the coding sequence ATGCCCACAACAAACACCATCAACAGCCACTGGTTAAAAGATTACACCTTCATCAGCAGCAACAGTGTTGGCCAGAGTATCATCACAGATTCTGCCACAGAAAAAGACGGCAGCACCTGTGCACCTTCACCTATGGATGTGGTATTGATGGGCTTGGCGGGTTGTGCTGGTATTGATGTGAAACTGATTCTGACCAAATCTAAACAGCAGTTCACTGACATTAAAGTAACCACAGAAGCACAGCGCCGCGATGAAATCCCTAGAATTTATACCGACATTAATTTACATTTCAGAGTTGCAGGTAAAGAACTGGAAGAAAAGCATGTGGCGCGAGCCATTCAATTGTCTGCTGAGAAATACTGTTCAGTATCTCACATGTTACAAGGTACAGTAAATGTAACCCACAGTTATGAAATAGTTGGCATTGAGGAATAA